In one Stenotrophomonas maltophilia genomic region, the following are encoded:
- a CDS encoding ferredoxin--NADP reductase, with protein sequence MSSAFGAETVLEVRHWTDAYFSFTLTRDSGFRFENGQFVMIGLETDARPLLRAYSIASANWEEQLEFFSIKVQDGPLTSRLQHIKPGDKVLVGKKPTGTLLISDLHPGRNLYLLGTGTGLAPWLSIIKDPETYERFEKVILCHGVRYEKDLAYRDYFEKDLREHEFLGEMIGDKLLYYPAVTREPFANQGRLTSLMESGEMQRTLGLPELSPENDRAMICGSPQMLADLRTVLDARGFQVSPRIGQPGHYVFERAFVEK encoded by the coding sequence ATGTCTTCCGCTTTCGGCGCCGAAACGGTGCTTGAGGTCCGCCACTGGACCGATGCCTACTTCAGCTTCACCCTCACCCGCGACAGCGGTTTCCGCTTCGAGAACGGCCAGTTCGTGATGATCGGCCTGGAAACCGACGCCCGGCCGCTGCTGCGCGCCTACTCCATCGCCAGCGCGAACTGGGAAGAGCAGCTGGAGTTCTTCAGCATCAAGGTGCAGGACGGCCCCCTGACCTCGCGCCTGCAGCACATCAAGCCCGGCGACAAGGTTCTGGTAGGCAAGAAGCCCACCGGCACCCTGCTGATCAGCGATCTGCATCCCGGCAGGAACCTGTACCTGCTGGGCACGGGCACCGGCCTGGCGCCCTGGCTGTCGATCATCAAGGACCCGGAGACCTACGAGCGTTTCGAGAAGGTGATCCTGTGCCACGGCGTGCGCTACGAGAAGGACCTGGCGTACCGCGACTATTTCGAGAAGGACCTGCGTGAGCACGAGTTCCTCGGCGAGATGATCGGCGACAAGCTGTTGTACTACCCGGCCGTCACCCGCGAACCGTTCGCCAACCAGGGGCGCCTGACCTCGCTGATGGAAAGCGGGGAAATGCAGCGCACCCTGGGCCTGCCGGAACTGAGCCCGGAGAATGACCGCGCGATGATCTGCGGCAGCCCGCAGATGCTGGCCGACCTGCGCACGGTGCTCGACGCCCGTGGCTTCCAGGTCTCCCCGCGCATCGGCCAGCCGGGTCACTACGTGTTCGAGCGCGCCTTCGTCGAGAAGTGA
- a CDS encoding glutathione peroxidase — translation MTTAFDFGFADLDGQPQALEQYRGKALLLVNVASKCGFTPQYEGLEALWREYGPKGLVVIGFPCDQFGHQEPGNAEEIRSFCALTYAVDFPLSEKIQVNGDGAHPLWKWLKSEKTGLLGLSAIKWNFSKFLVGRDGQVLKRYAPTDKPESLRGDIEKALQSRQ, via the coding sequence ATGACCACTGCGTTCGATTTCGGTTTCGCCGACCTGGACGGCCAGCCGCAGGCCCTGGAGCAGTACCGCGGCAAGGCGCTGCTGCTGGTCAACGTGGCCAGCAAGTGCGGTTTCACCCCGCAGTACGAGGGACTGGAGGCGCTGTGGCGCGAGTACGGCCCGAAGGGCCTGGTGGTGATCGGCTTCCCCTGCGACCAGTTCGGCCACCAGGAACCGGGCAATGCCGAGGAGATCCGCAGCTTCTGTGCGCTGACCTATGCAGTGGACTTCCCGCTGTCGGAGAAGATCCAGGTCAACGGCGACGGTGCACACCCGCTGTGGAAGTGGCTGAAGTCCGAGAAGACCGGCCTGCTGGGGCTGAGCGCGATCAAATGGAACTTCAGCAAGTTCCTGGTCGGACGCGACGGGCAGGTGCTGAAACGCTACGCGCCGACCGACAAGCCGGAAAGCCTTCGCGGGGACATCGAGAAAGCGTTGCAGTCCCGGCAGTAA
- a CDS encoding M3 family metallopeptidase, with translation MTTRLALAVAMTLGLALPAYSAGAATPAASTTAQQANPFFAESPLALHYPQFDKIKDSDFAPAFDAGMAQQLKEIEAIANNKAKPTFDNTIIALEKSGDILDRATTVFFALVGADTNDTRKKLQADYSARFAAHSDAIALNSKLFARIQALYDTRTQLGLDAEGVRLVEKYYDNYVRAGAKLSDADKAKLKEMNAELANLGTRFSQNVQSEVNASAITVDDVKELDGLSREQIAAAAEAAKARGLDGKYVITLLNTTGQPPLTNLANRALRQKIYEASVSRGSRGGEFDNTAIVSRIMQLRADKAKLMGFANFAAYNLTNQTAKTPEAVNAMLGKLAPAAVANAKREAADLQAMIDQEQKAAGKPTFALEPWDWAFYSEKVRQAKYNFDESQLKPYFELKNVLENGVFFAANQEFGLTFKQRTDLPVYHDDVTVYDVFDADGSQLAIFLFDPYARASKRGGAWMNSYVSQSKLTGFKPVVANHLNIPKPPAGQPTLLTWDEVTTTFHEFGHALHGMFSNVKYPYFSGTSVPRDFVEFPSQVNEMWADDSAILKNYAKHYQNGTAMPQALLDKVIAAAKFNQGFATTEYLGAAMLDQRWHQIGPDQVPAAKDVMAFERAALEKDGIYYAPVPPRYKTPYFSHIMGGYSAGYYAYIWSEVLDANTQKWFRENGGLSRKNGDHFRATLLSRGGSVDAMQLFRDFAGHEPQIEPLLEKRGLTGTGN, from the coding sequence TTGACCACCCGCCTTGCCCTTGCCGTGGCCATGACCCTCGGCCTTGCCCTGCCCGCCTATTCCGCCGGCGCCGCCACCCCGGCTGCCAGCACCACCGCACAGCAGGCCAACCCGTTCTTCGCCGAAAGCCCGCTGGCACTGCACTATCCGCAGTTCGACAAGATCAAGGACAGCGACTTCGCTCCGGCCTTCGACGCCGGCATGGCGCAGCAGCTGAAGGAAATCGAGGCCATCGCCAACAACAAGGCCAAGCCGACCTTCGACAACACCATCATCGCCCTGGAAAAGAGCGGTGACATCCTTGACCGCGCGACCACCGTGTTCTTCGCCCTGGTCGGCGCGGACACCAACGACACCCGCAAGAAGCTGCAGGCCGACTACTCGGCCAGGTTCGCCGCGCACAGCGATGCGATCGCCCTGAACAGCAAGCTGTTCGCGCGCATCCAGGCGCTGTATGACACCCGCACGCAGCTGGGTCTGGACGCCGAAGGCGTGCGCCTGGTCGAGAAGTACTATGACAACTACGTGCGCGCCGGCGCCAAGCTGTCTGACGCGGACAAGGCGAAGCTGAAGGAAATGAACGCCGAGCTGGCCAACCTCGGTACCCGCTTCAGCCAGAACGTGCAGTCGGAAGTGAACGCTTCGGCGATCACCGTTGATGACGTGAAGGAACTGGATGGTCTGTCCAGGGAGCAGATCGCCGCCGCCGCCGAAGCCGCCAAGGCCCGTGGCCTGGATGGCAAGTATGTGATCACCCTGCTCAACACCACCGGCCAGCCGCCCCTGACCAACCTGGCCAACCGCGCCCTGCGCCAGAAGATCTACGAAGCATCGGTCAGCCGTGGCAGCCGCGGCGGCGAGTTCGACAACACCGCCATCGTCTCGCGCATCATGCAGCTGCGTGCCGACAAGGCCAAGCTGATGGGTTTTGCCAACTTCGCCGCGTACAACCTGACCAACCAGACCGCCAAGACCCCTGAGGCGGTCAACGCGATGCTGGGCAAGCTGGCCCCGGCCGCAGTGGCCAACGCCAAGCGCGAAGCGGCCGACCTGCAGGCAATGATCGACCAGGAGCAGAAGGCCGCGGGCAAGCCGACGTTCGCGCTGGAGCCGTGGGACTGGGCCTTCTACAGCGAGAAGGTGCGCCAGGCCAAGTACAACTTCGACGAGTCGCAGCTGAAGCCGTACTTCGAACTGAAGAACGTGCTGGAGAACGGCGTGTTCTTCGCCGCCAACCAGGAATTCGGCCTGACCTTCAAGCAGCGCACCGACCTGCCGGTCTATCACGATGATGTCACCGTCTACGACGTGTTCGACGCCGACGGCAGCCAGCTGGCGATTTTCCTGTTCGACCCGTACGCCCGTGCCTCCAAGCGCGGCGGCGCATGGATGAACTCGTATGTCTCGCAGTCGAAGCTGACCGGCTTCAAGCCGGTGGTGGCCAACCACCTCAACATCCCCAAGCCGCCGGCCGGCCAGCCGACCCTGCTGACCTGGGATGAGGTGACGACCACCTTCCACGAATTCGGCCACGCCCTGCACGGCATGTTCTCGAACGTGAAGTACCCGTACTTCTCGGGCACCTCGGTGCCGCGTGACTTCGTCGAGTTCCCCTCGCAGGTCAACGAGATGTGGGCCGATGACAGCGCCATCCTGAAGAACTACGCCAAGCACTACCAGAACGGCACGGCGATGCCGCAGGCACTGCTGGACAAGGTGATCGCCGCGGCCAAGTTCAACCAGGGCTTCGCCACCACCGAGTACCTGGGTGCGGCCATGCTGGACCAGCGCTGGCACCAGATCGGCCCGGACCAGGTGCCGGCCGCCAAGGACGTGATGGCCTTCGAGCGCGCCGCGCTGGAGAAGGACGGCATCTACTACGCACCGGTTCCGCCGCGTTACAAGACCCCGTACTTCAGCCACATCATGGGCGGCTACTCGGCCGGCTACTACGCCTACATCTGGTCGGAAGTGCTGGACGCCAACACCCAGAAGTGGTTCCGCGAGAACGGTGGCCTGAGCCGCAAGAACGGCGACCACTTCCGCGCTACCCTGCTGTCGCGTGGCGGCAGCGTCGACGCGATGCAGCTGTTCCGCGATTTCGCCGGCCACGAGCCGCAGATCGAACCGCTGCTGGAGAAGCGTGGCCTGACCGGCACCGGCAACTGA
- the cfa gene encoding cyclopropane fatty acyl phospholipid synthase has product MDTGLQERVSGLLHEAGVRIGGSRPQDVQVHDPRFFARVMAHGSLGLGESYMDGWWDANVLDEFLVHLMQAHLDERVHGWREVADALKARLFNLQAGQGSYEVGRRHYDLGNDLYQAMLGRRLVYSCGYWRQADDLDAAQEAKLDLVCRKLGLRPGQRVLDIGCGWGEALKFAAERYGVSGVGVTISQEQAEFARELCAGLPIEIRLQDYRALDEPFDAIFSIGMFEHVGDKNYRSFFEVARRCLSPRGLLLLHSIGTNVSRHRTDPWIARYIFPNSMLPSAAQISRAFEGRFVLEDWHNFGTDYDLTLQAWRRNVEAAWPRLDARYDEHFRRMWRFYLAGSMATFRCRHAQLWQLVLSPEGVPGGYVAPR; this is encoded by the coding sequence GTGGATACAGGGTTGCAGGAGCGGGTCAGCGGCCTGCTCCACGAAGCCGGGGTCCGCATTGGCGGCTCCCGGCCACAGGACGTCCAGGTACATGATCCGAGGTTCTTCGCACGGGTCATGGCGCACGGTTCGCTCGGCCTGGGCGAGAGCTACATGGATGGTTGGTGGGACGCCAACGTCCTGGACGAATTCCTGGTCCACCTCATGCAGGCGCATCTGGACGAACGGGTGCACGGCTGGCGGGAAGTGGCCGACGCGCTGAAGGCGCGCCTGTTCAACCTGCAGGCCGGGCAGGGAAGCTACGAAGTCGGCCGTCGCCACTACGATCTGGGCAACGATCTGTACCAGGCGATGCTGGGTCGGCGCCTGGTGTACAGCTGTGGCTACTGGCGGCAGGCCGATGACCTGGACGCTGCACAGGAAGCCAAACTGGACCTGGTCTGCCGCAAGCTGGGATTGCGCCCGGGCCAGCGGGTGCTGGATATCGGCTGCGGTTGGGGTGAGGCCCTGAAGTTCGCTGCCGAACGCTATGGAGTCAGCGGGGTCGGTGTAACGATCTCGCAGGAGCAGGCGGAATTCGCGCGCGAGCTGTGCGCCGGTCTGCCGATCGAGATCCGCCTGCAGGACTACCGCGCGCTGGACGAACCCTTCGATGCGATCTTCTCGATCGGCATGTTCGAGCACGTCGGTGACAAGAACTACCGCAGTTTCTTCGAGGTGGCGCGGCGCTGCCTGTCGCCACGTGGCCTGCTGCTGCTGCACAGCATCGGGACCAACGTGTCGCGGCATCGTACCGATCCGTGGATCGCGCGCTACATCTTTCCCAACTCGATGCTGCCCTCGGCGGCGCAGATCAGCAGGGCGTTCGAGGGGCGGTTCGTGCTGGAGGACTGGCACAATTTCGGCACCGACTACGACCTGACCCTGCAGGCGTGGCGGCGCAACGTGGAGGCGGCCTGGCCGCGGCTGGATGCGCGCTATGACGAGCATTTCCGGCGGATGTGGCGCTTCTATCTGGCCGGTTCGATGGCGACCTTCCGTTGCCGGCACGCGCAGTTGTGGCAGCTGGTGCTGTCGCCGGAAGGTGTGCCGGGAGGCTATGTGGCGCCGCGATGA
- a CDS encoding DUF3298 and DUF4163 domain-containing protein, with the protein MDEHEQGIPMKIGNNRLLRGSVLAGVAGVLLLAGCQREAETPAPVADAAPAVDASATGEAPAAEAPLDLRDVIENNEREVVGISYPAGIDRYPGLARALQDYATTARSELQQALDGLGNDKPTMPYELSLSFEKVLETPQLVVVSADGSRYTGGAHGEPLVARFVWLPEQQQMLSADKLVTDSKGWKAISDFVADQLRERVATRLSGEDMEPAELQESLRNASRMIADGTGPQPDNFSQFQPLTDDKGQITALRFVFPPYQVGPYSDGTQTADVPAAVLLPHVAKDYVELFARG; encoded by the coding sequence ATGGATGAACATGAACAGGGGATCCCGATGAAGATTGGAAACAACCGGCTGCTGCGCGGAAGCGTGCTGGCCGGTGTGGCAGGCGTGCTGTTGCTGGCGGGCTGCCAGCGTGAAGCCGAAACCCCGGCGCCGGTGGCCGACGCGGCGCCGGCGGTCGATGCCTCCGCCACGGGCGAGGCGCCCGCTGCGGAAGCACCGCTCGACCTGCGCGACGTGATCGAGAACAACGAACGCGAGGTGGTGGGCATCAGCTATCCGGCAGGCATCGACCGTTATCCGGGCCTGGCGCGTGCGCTCCAGGACTACGCCACCACGGCCCGCAGCGAGCTGCAGCAGGCGCTCGATGGGCTGGGCAACGACAAGCCGACCATGCCCTACGAACTCTCGCTGAGCTTCGAGAAGGTGCTGGAGACGCCGCAGCTGGTGGTGGTGAGTGCCGATGGCAGCCGTTACACCGGCGGCGCCCACGGCGAACCCCTGGTGGCACGTTTCGTCTGGCTGCCGGAGCAACAGCAGATGCTCAGCGCCGACAAGCTGGTGACCGACAGCAAGGGCTGGAAGGCGATCAGCGATTTCGTCGCGGACCAGCTGCGCGAGCGCGTGGCGACACGTCTCAGCGGCGAGGACATGGAGCCGGCCGAGCTGCAGGAGTCGCTGCGCAATGCATCGCGCATGATTGCCGATGGCACCGGCCCGCAGCCCGACAATTTCAGCCAGTTCCAGCCGCTGACCGACGACAAGGGGCAGATCACCGCGCTGCGCTTTGTTTTCCCGCCCTACCAGGTGGGTCCATACTCGGATGGAACGCAGACCGCCGATGTGCCGGCGGCGGTGCTGTTGCCGCACGTGGCCAAGGATTACGTGGAGCTGTTCGCACGCGGTTGA
- a CDS encoding GNAT family N-acetyltransferase: MASVTPPGLAYEVDHDQANHRFTARVRGQVAVLDYQIKRRRMVITHTEVPEPIAGRGIAGELTRVALRFAREQKYKVVPACAYAEAFLQRHEEYHDLLAG, translated from the coding sequence ATGGCTTCGGTCACGCCCCCCGGTCTGGCCTACGAGGTCGATCACGACCAGGCCAACCATCGCTTCACTGCCCGTGTGCGTGGACAGGTGGCGGTGCTCGATTACCAGATCAAGCGCAGACGCATGGTCATCACCCACACCGAGGTGCCCGAGCCGATCGCCGGCCGGGGCATCGCCGGCGAGTTGACCCGCGTGGCGCTGCGGTTCGCGCGGGAGCAGAAGTACAAGGTCGTGCCGGCGTGTGCCTACGCCGAGGCATTCCTGCAGCGGCATGAGGAGTATCACGACCTTCTGGCGGGATGA
- a CDS encoding rhomboid family intramembrane serine protease, with the protein MTPVNLLLIAITAILSWRAFNHRALADRLILWPPAIDRHRQYDRLVTYGFIHADWSHLIFNMITLFFFGGFIESVMVQLTGSYLTYPAFYIGALVVSILPSYLKNQKNPNYLSLGASGAVSAVLFAFILIKPWSIILVFFIPAPAIVYAAFYVGYSIWMDKRGGDRINHSAHLAGAAFGVIFMLAMQPSIFTHFLRELSNPTFRLGGG; encoded by the coding sequence ATGACCCCCGTCAATCTGCTGTTGATCGCCATCACCGCCATCCTGTCATGGAGGGCGTTCAACCACCGCGCGCTGGCCGACCGCCTGATCCTGTGGCCACCGGCCATCGACCGCCACCGGCAGTACGACCGGCTGGTGACCTATGGATTCATCCACGCGGACTGGTCGCACCTGATCTTCAACATGATCACCCTGTTCTTCTTCGGGGGATTCATCGAGAGCGTGATGGTGCAGCTGACCGGCAGCTACCTGACCTATCCGGCGTTCTACATCGGCGCGCTGGTGGTCTCGATCCTGCCGAGCTACCTGAAGAACCAGAAGAATCCGAACTACCTCAGCCTGGGGGCTTCGGGTGCGGTGTCGGCGGTGCTGTTCGCCTTCATCCTGATCAAGCCGTGGTCGATCATCCTGGTGTTCTTCATCCCCGCACCGGCCATCGTGTACGCCGCGTTCTATGTCGGCTACAGCATCTGGATGGACAAGCGCGGCGGCGACCGCATCAACCACAGCGCGCACCTGGCCGGCGCGGCATTCGGCGTGATCTTCATGCTGGCCATGCAGCCGAGCATCTTCACCCACTTCCTGCGCGAACTGTCCAACCCGACCTTCCGCCTGGGCGGCGGTTGA
- a CDS encoding oligopeptide:H+ symporter yields the protein MSHDAVAPIAGQGKMPRQIPYIIGNEACERFSFYGMRNILVQFLITSLLLQEITAEGRAGEAKDIMHSFMIGVYFFPLLGGWLADRFFGKYHTILWFSLVYCAGHLCLALFENSRQGFFLGLGLIALGAGGIKPLVASFMGDQFDQSNKHLAKLVFDAFYWIINFGSLFASLLIPLVLKNWGPQWAFGIPGILMFVATFVFWLGRKRYVLVPLPPKDPHSFANVARTALTARVAGQGRPGLAIAVAGLVLAVASFGLVGSLGIVICLCLALVAILAGVGGGTWLQLDRARAHHPAEAVEGVRSVLRVLVIFALTTPFFSLFDQKASTWVLQGQQMQMPSWFTASQMQALNPLLVMILIPFNNLVLYPALRRFGFEPTALRRMTAGIAFSGLAWIVVGSIQVVMDGGNAMSIFWQILPYALLTFGEVLVSATGLEFAYSQAPQAMKGVVMSFWNLTTTIGNLWVLLSNAAVRNETVTHQIAGTGLSEAAFLMFFFAGFAFIAALAFGWYAKRYRMVDNYRAA from the coding sequence ATGAGCCACGACGCAGTCGCCCCCATCGCCGGCCAGGGAAAGATGCCGCGCCAGATCCCGTACATCATCGGCAATGAGGCCTGCGAACGGTTCAGCTTCTACGGGATGCGCAACATCCTGGTGCAGTTCCTGATCACCTCGCTGCTGCTGCAGGAAATCACTGCGGAAGGCCGTGCCGGTGAAGCCAAGGACATCATGCACAGCTTCATGATCGGCGTGTACTTCTTCCCGCTGCTGGGCGGCTGGCTGGCCGACAGGTTCTTCGGCAAGTACCACACGATCCTCTGGTTCAGCCTGGTCTACTGCGCCGGCCACCTGTGCCTGGCGCTGTTCGAGAACAGCCGCCAGGGCTTCTTCCTCGGCCTGGGCCTGATCGCGCTGGGTGCCGGTGGCATCAAGCCGCTGGTGGCCTCGTTCATGGGTGACCAGTTCGACCAGAGCAACAAGCACCTGGCCAAGCTGGTGTTCGATGCCTTCTACTGGATCATCAACTTCGGCTCGCTGTTTGCGTCGCTGCTGATTCCACTGGTGCTGAAGAACTGGGGCCCGCAGTGGGCGTTCGGCATTCCGGGCATCCTGATGTTCGTGGCGACCTTCGTGTTCTGGCTTGGCCGCAAGCGCTACGTACTGGTGCCGCTGCCGCCGAAGGACCCGCATTCGTTCGCCAACGTGGCGCGCACGGCGCTGACCGCGCGGGTGGCGGGCCAGGGCCGTCCGGGCCTGGCGATCGCCGTGGCCGGCCTGGTGCTGGCGGTGGCATCGTTCGGCCTGGTCGGCTCGTTGGGCATCGTGATCTGCCTGTGCCTTGCGCTGGTGGCGATTCTGGCTGGTGTCGGTGGCGGCACATGGCTGCAGCTGGACCGCGCCCGCGCGCACCATCCGGCCGAAGCCGTGGAGGGCGTGCGTTCGGTGCTGCGCGTGCTGGTGATCTTCGCGTTGACCACGCCGTTCTTCTCGCTGTTCGACCAGAAGGCCTCGACCTGGGTGCTGCAGGGACAGCAGATGCAGATGCCGAGCTGGTTCACCGCCTCGCAGATGCAGGCGCTGAACCCGCTGCTGGTGATGATCCTCATCCCGTTCAACAACCTGGTGCTGTACCCGGCCCTGCGCCGCTTCGGCTTCGAGCCGACCGCGCTGCGCCGGATGACCGCCGGCATCGCCTTCAGCGGCCTGGCCTGGATCGTCGTCGGCAGCATCCAGGTGGTGATGGATGGCGGCAATGCCATGTCGATCTTCTGGCAGATCCTGCCGTACGCGCTGCTGACCTTCGGTGAGGTCCTGGTGTCCGCGACCGGCCTGGAGTTCGCCTACAGCCAGGCGCCCCAGGCGATGAAGGGGGTGGTGATGAGCTTCTGGAACCTGACCACCACCATCGGCAACCTGTGGGTGCTGCTGTCCAATGCGGCCGTACGCAACGAAACGGTGACCCACCAGATCGCCGGCACCGGCTTGAGCGAGGCGGCGTTCCTGATGTTCTTCTTCGCCGGCTTCGCCTTCATCGCGGCGTTGGCCTTCGGTTGGTACGCGAAACGCTATCGTATGGTCGACAACTACCGCGCTGCCTGA
- a CDS encoding endonuclease/exonuclease/phosphatase family protein yields the protein MRALVLVRPLLGCCLLLLALPAPARPQAADTATLDAQARQLTVAALELPGRDDAQWKQRREQVAQLLTELQPDVISVQQVRQQQGRNPACWLANRLRYSCDFVTADPPSQPLRHGNAMLTRLPVSEDGVTLLHPPGTFSAAGMMRLRLGEALVNVYVTRLRPEPDEAAARQHQTSDLMAWISATAEGLPSVIAGDFSAGTVELVRATPGFQPARRSPGGRAEASASGAGGASGHGLDVLFQVKHFGGIRQQPILLPADGELPGLRLGMMATLRLQGDTATAE from the coding sequence ATGCGCGCCCTCGTCCTCGTCCGCCCCCTGCTCGGCTGCTGCCTGTTGCTGCTTGCATTGCCGGCACCGGCGCGGCCGCAGGCCGCGGACACCGCGACCCTCGACGCGCAGGCCCGGCAGCTGACCGTGGCGGCCCTGGAACTGCCCGGGCGGGACGATGCGCAATGGAAGCAACGCCGCGAACAGGTGGCGCAGCTGTTGACCGAGCTGCAGCCGGACGTCATCTCGGTGCAGCAGGTACGGCAGCAGCAGGGGCGCAACCCGGCCTGCTGGCTGGCCAACCGGCTGCGCTACAGCTGCGACTTCGTCACGGCCGACCCGCCCAGCCAGCCGCTGCGGCACGGCAATGCGATGCTGACGCGGCTGCCGGTCAGCGAGGATGGCGTGACCCTGCTGCACCCGCCCGGTACGTTCAGCGCGGCGGGCATGATGCGGCTGCGGCTGGGCGAGGCCCTGGTCAATGTCTACGTGACCCGCCTGCGCCCGGAGCCGGATGAAGCGGCGGCCCGCCAGCATCAGACCAGCGATCTCATGGCCTGGATCAGTGCTACCGCCGAAGGCCTGCCCAGTGTGATCGCAGGCGATTTTTCCGCCGGCACGGTGGAACTGGTGCGCGCTACGCCGGGCTTCCAGCCGGCCCGGCGCAGCCCGGGCGGCCGGGCGGAAGCGTCAGCCTCCGGTGCCGGCGGCGCCAGCGGTCACGGTCTGGATGTGCTGTTCCAGGTCAAGCATTTCGGCGGCATCCGCCAGCAGCCCATCCTGCTGCCGGCCGACGGCGAGCTGCCTGGACTGCGCCTGGGGATGATGGCCACCCTGCGCCTGCAGGGCGATACGGCCACCGCGGAATAG
- a CDS encoding superoxide dismutase — MAYTLPKLSYAYDALEPHIDAATMEIHHTKHHQTYINNVNAALEGTEYADLPVEELVKKLKSLPENLQGPVRNNGGGHANHSLFWTVMAPNAGGNPVGDVAKAIDKDLGGFDKFKDAFTKAALTRFGSGWAWLSVTPDKKVVVESTGNQDSPLMEGNTPILGLDVWEHAYYLKYQNRRPEYIGAFFNVIDWNEVERRYQDAIA, encoded by the coding sequence ATGGCCTATACCCTGCCCAAGCTGTCCTACGCCTACGACGCGCTGGAGCCGCATATCGACGCGGCGACGATGGAGATCCATCACACCAAGCATCACCAGACCTACATCAACAACGTCAACGCGGCGCTGGAAGGTACCGAGTACGCTGACCTGCCGGTGGAAGAGCTGGTGAAGAAGCTGAAGTCGCTGCCGGAGAACCTGCAGGGCCCGGTGCGCAACAACGGCGGTGGCCATGCCAACCACTCGCTGTTCTGGACGGTGATGGCGCCGAACGCGGGCGGCAACCCGGTGGGCGACGTGGCCAAGGCCATCGACAAGGACCTGGGCGGTTTCGACAAGTTCAAGGACGCCTTCACCAAGGCGGCGCTGACCCGCTTCGGCAGCGGCTGGGCATGGTTGAGCGTCACCCCCGACAAGAAGGTCGTGGTGGAAAGCACCGGCAACCAGGACAGCCCGCTGATGGAAGGCAACACGCCCATCCTCGGTCTGGACGTGTGGGAGCACGCGTACTACCTGAAGTACCAGAACCGTCGTCCTGAATACATCGGCGCGTTCTTCAACGTCATCGACTGGAACGAAGTCGAGCGCCGTTACCAGGACGCGATCGCCTGA
- a CDS encoding ribonuclease domain-containing protein — translation MRNPRLLITAIALLLLGLVVNHVMQRPPAPQFAPDLQGAPTRTAPTPAHGDGARSGLPAFLPAEARQTITLIQRGGPFPHRQDGSTFGNREQRLPQRPRGYYREYTVDTPGAGNRGARRIVTGGDPAEAWYYTDDHYGSFRSFTVPSPGDAR, via the coding sequence ATGCGCAACCCCCGGCTGCTGATCACTGCCATCGCCCTGCTGCTGCTCGGCCTGGTCGTCAACCACGTCATGCAGCGGCCGCCGGCACCGCAGTTCGCGCCGGACCTGCAGGGCGCCCCGACCCGGACTGCCCCCACCCCGGCACACGGCGATGGCGCACGCAGCGGCCTGCCCGCCTTCCTTCCCGCCGAAGCACGCCAGACCATCACCCTGATCCAGCGGGGCGGGCCCTTCCCGCACCGCCAGGATGGCAGCACCTTCGGCAACCGCGAGCAGCGCCTGCCGCAGCGGCCGCGTGGCTACTACCGCGAGTACACGGTCGACACCCCCGGTGCGGGCAACCGGGGGGCACGCCGCATCGTCACGGGCGGCGATCCAGCAGAGGCGTGGTACTACACCGATGACCATTACGGCTCATTCCGCAGCTTCACCGTTCCATCCCCCGGAGACGCTCGATGA
- a CDS encoding barstar family protein — protein sequence MSHDDFGLGLHDINNAGVYAIDSADIGALAAAMRDAGLKVIRIDLEGVTDKRTLLARLSTQLDFPAGFGGNWDALSDNLRDLQWLPASGYALFLADVDALRAGAAKDFDTLLDVLDEASRDWVGRDVPFWVFLSQSE from the coding sequence ATGAGCCACGATGATTTCGGCCTCGGCCTGCACGACATCAACAACGCCGGCGTGTATGCCATCGACAGCGCGGACATCGGCGCGCTTGCCGCGGCCATGCGCGATGCCGGCCTGAAGGTGATCCGCATCGATCTGGAGGGCGTGACCGACAAGCGCACCCTGCTGGCGCGGCTGTCCACGCAGCTGGACTTCCCGGCCGGTTTCGGCGGCAACTGGGATGCCCTGTCGGACAATCTTCGCGACCTGCAGTGGCTGCCGGCCAGCGGTTATGCGCTGTTCCTGGCGGATGTCGACGCGCTGCGCGCTGGCGCAGCCAAGGATTTCGACACCCTGCTCGACGTGCTGGACGAAGCCAGCCGGGATTGGGTCGGCCGCGACGTGCCGTTCTGGGTGTTCCTGTCACAGAGCGAGTAA